The following proteins are co-located in the Theropithecus gelada isolate Dixy chromosome 19, Tgel_1.0, whole genome shotgun sequence genome:
- the ZNF490 gene encoding zinc finger protein 490 isoform X2: protein MQNSEHHGQSIKTQTDSISLEDVAVNFTLEEWALLDPGQRNIYRDVMRATFKNLACIGEKWKDQDVEDDPKNQGRKPSSPVVETLCENKEDRPCGKSTSPIPDLHANLETPTGLKPCDCSVCGEVFMHQVSLNRHMRSHTEQKPNEYHEYGEKPHKCKECGKTFTRSSSIRTHERIHTGEKPYECKECGKAFAFLFSFRNHIRIHTGETPYECKECGKAFRYLTALRRHEKNHTGEKPYKCKQCGKAFIYYQPFLTHERTHTGEKPYECKQCGKAFSCPTYLRSHEKTHTGEKPFVCRECGRAFFSHSSLRKHVKTHTGVQPYTCKKCGEAFKSSSSCQVHERTHFGEKPYECKQCGKAFNSSSYLQLHERVHTGEKTYECKECGKAFLYSTHFRIHERTHTREKPYECKQCGRVFIYFSHLRRHERSHTGVKPCECKQCGKAFTCLNSLKVHKRIHTGERPFQCRQCGKAFSYSKSLHVHERTHTRQKP, encoded by the exons GACTCCATCTCCCTTGAGGATGTGGCTGTGAACTTCACCCTGGAGGAGTGGGCTTTGCTGGATCCTGGCCAGAGGAATATCTACAGAGATGTGATGCGGGCAACCTTCAAGAACCTGGCCTGCATAG gggaaaaatggaaagacCAAGATGTTGAAGACGACCCCAAAAACCAAGGAAGAAAACCAAG CAGTCCTGTGGTTGAAACACTCTGTGAAAATAAAGAGGATCGTCCGTGTGGAAAAAGCACTAGCCCGATTCCTGATCTTCATGCGAACCTGGAAACTCCTACTGGATTAAAACCATGTGACTGCAGTGTGTGTGGGGAAGTCTTCATGCATCAAGTCTCCCTTAATAGACACATGAGGTCTCACACGGAACAGAAACCAAATGAGTATCACGAATATGGAGAGAAGCCAcataaatgtaaagaatgtgggaaaacCTTCACTCGCAGCTCCAGTATCCGAACCCatgaaagaattcatactggagagaaaccatatgaatgtaaagaatgtggcaagGCCTTcgcatttctcttttcctttcgaAACCATataagaattcatactggagagacaccctatgaatgtaaggaatgtgggaaggcgTTCAGATATCTTACTGCTCTTCGGCGCcatgaaaaaaatcacactggagagaaaccctacaaatgtaaaCAGTGTGGAAAAGCCTTTATCTATTACCAGCCTTTTCTAACCCACGAAAGGACTCACACcggagagaaaccttatgaatgtaagcagtgtgggaaagccttcagttGTCCCACGTACTTACGGAGTCATGAGAaaactcatactggagagaaaccttttGTATGTAGGGAATGTGGGAGAGCCTTCTTTTCTCACTCAAGCCTTCGAAAACACGTGAAAACCCACACCGGAGTTCAACCTTATACATGTAAGAAATGTGGGGAAGCCTTCAAGTCATCTAGTTCCTGTCAAGTGCACGAAAGAACTCATtttggagaaaaaccctatgagtGTAAACAATGTGGTAAAGCCTTCAATTCTTCAAGTTACCTTCAATTGCACGAAAGAGTTCACACTGGCGAGAAAACTTAcgaatgtaaagaatgtggtaAAGCCTTTCTTTATTCCACTCACTTTCGAATCCATGAAAGAACCCATACtagagagaaaccctatgaatgcaaACAGTGTGGTCGGGTCTTCATTTACTTCAGTCACCTTCGAAGGCATGAAAGAAGTCACACTGGAGTGAAACCATGTGAGTGTAAGCAGTGTGGCAAAGCTTTCACTTGTTTAAATTCCCTGAAAGTACAcaaaagaattcatactggagaaagaCCCTTTCAATGTAGACAATGTGGTAAAGCCTTCAGTTACTCAAAGTCTCTGCACGTGCACGAAAGGACTCATACTAGACAGAAGCCCTAA
- the ZNF490 gene encoding zinc finger protein 490 isoform X3, which produces MDSISLEDVAVNFTLEEWALLDPGQRNIYRDVMRATFKNLACIGEKWKDQDVEDDPKNQGRKPSSPVVETLCENKEDRPCGKSTSPIPDLHANLETPTGLKPCDCSVCGEVFMHQVSLNRHMRSHTEQKPNEYHEYGEKPHKCKECGKTFTRSSSIRTHERIHTGEKPYECKECGKAFAFLFSFRNHIRIHTGETPYECKECGKAFRYLTALRRHEKNHTGEKPYKCKQCGKAFIYYQPFLTHERTHTGEKPYECKQCGKAFSCPTYLRSHEKTHTGEKPFVCRECGRAFFSHSSLRKHVKTHTGVQPYTCKKCGEAFKSSSSCQVHERTHFGEKPYECKQCGKAFNSSSYLQLHERVHTGEKTYECKECGKAFLYSTHFRIHERTHTREKPYECKQCGRVFIYFSHLRRHERSHTGVKPCECKQCGKAFTCLNSLKVHKRIHTGERPFQCRQCGKAFSYSKSLHVHERTHTRQKP; this is translated from the exons GACTCCATCTCCCTTGAGGATGTGGCTGTGAACTTCACCCTGGAGGAGTGGGCTTTGCTGGATCCTGGCCAGAGGAATATCTACAGAGATGTGATGCGGGCAACCTTCAAGAACCTGGCCTGCATAG gggaaaaatggaaagacCAAGATGTTGAAGACGACCCCAAAAACCAAGGAAGAAAACCAAG CAGTCCTGTGGTTGAAACACTCTGTGAAAATAAAGAGGATCGTCCGTGTGGAAAAAGCACTAGCCCGATTCCTGATCTTCATGCGAACCTGGAAACTCCTACTGGATTAAAACCATGTGACTGCAGTGTGTGTGGGGAAGTCTTCATGCATCAAGTCTCCCTTAATAGACACATGAGGTCTCACACGGAACAGAAACCAAATGAGTATCACGAATATGGAGAGAAGCCAcataaatgtaaagaatgtgggaaaacCTTCACTCGCAGCTCCAGTATCCGAACCCatgaaagaattcatactggagagaaaccatatgaatgtaaagaatgtggcaagGCCTTcgcatttctcttttcctttcgaAACCATataagaattcatactggagagacaccctatgaatgtaaggaatgtgggaaggcgTTCAGATATCTTACTGCTCTTCGGCGCcatgaaaaaaatcacactggagagaaaccctacaaatgtaaaCAGTGTGGAAAAGCCTTTATCTATTACCAGCCTTTTCTAACCCACGAAAGGACTCACACcggagagaaaccttatgaatgtaagcagtgtgggaaagccttcagttGTCCCACGTACTTACGGAGTCATGAGAaaactcatactggagagaaaccttttGTATGTAGGGAATGTGGGAGAGCCTTCTTTTCTCACTCAAGCCTTCGAAAACACGTGAAAACCCACACCGGAGTTCAACCTTATACATGTAAGAAATGTGGGGAAGCCTTCAAGTCATCTAGTTCCTGTCAAGTGCACGAAAGAACTCATtttggagaaaaaccctatgagtGTAAACAATGTGGTAAAGCCTTCAATTCTTCAAGTTACCTTCAATTGCACGAAAGAGTTCACACTGGCGAGAAAACTTAcgaatgtaaagaatgtggtaAAGCCTTTCTTTATTCCACTCACTTTCGAATCCATGAAAGAACCCATACtagagagaaaccctatgaatgcaaACAGTGTGGTCGGGTCTTCATTTACTTCAGTCACCTTCGAAGGCATGAAAGAAGTCACACTGGAGTGAAACCATGTGAGTGTAAGCAGTGTGGCAAAGCTTTCACTTGTTTAAATTCCCTGAAAGTACAcaaaagaattcatactggagaaagaCCCTTTCAATGTAGACAATGTGGTAAAGCCTTCAGTTACTCAAAGTCTCTGCACGTGCACGAAAGGACTCATACTAGACAGAAGCCCTAA